In a single window of the Methylophaga frappieri genome:
- a CDS encoding peptidoglycan-binding domain-containing protein, with protein sequence MTQKIVLTLIFFGLPISATYANTDCNIEQLAGEYKSAYGAMECGAASGRLDCCYGNVRSCDKKLELTLSSRGNELTGKWIEGSQNGAARFTVTRDCSVSDGFWGNGRRATSPWSVARVGQAKKAPAPTQGTAKATVSRPAPAQSISSSSSSQSDTATGMRIESALAALGYDPGQVDGVIDGNTRLAIVDWQRKTGHNATRGLSTRQLEYMEEQAVEARALAERRAQLESISPLARFNRRVERNEAVVLLDTKTRCEETGDPLVVIAESEAAIPESGRVLGALQNAISSMRSECRRNWRRFDVPVYTPAGAKLSERYMYMYKSGVILPYSVLTAEYLDFLSNDPGYPFARVAPPLINIASGLWEREFTRGGWSQSMGGDAHWQTIAFQFALADAQLCKNQVGKTVTYKHTITQQDEYTVDTTTVTYEFDADWEPIILQILANGNHIGIPMGTGAKHLIRTFGCDSEEVARLRRNPITVVAKTLGMPLPPGAGHVEQ encoded by the coding sequence ATGACCCAAAAAATAGTTCTGACGTTGATCTTTTTCGGTCTGCCAATCAGTGCTACTTACGCCAACACAGACTGCAACATCGAACAACTGGCAGGCGAATACAAATCAGCTTACGGGGCGATGGAGTGTGGGGCGGCTTCAGGCCGACTTGATTGCTGCTACGGTAATGTTCGCTCGTGTGATAAGAAACTGGAGCTTACGCTATCCTCGCGCGGTAACGAGCTGACGGGCAAATGGATTGAGGGGAGCCAGAACGGGGCAGCACGGTTTACCGTCACAAGAGATTGCAGCGTAAGTGACGGCTTCTGGGGTAATGGTCGACGCGCCACCTCGCCCTGGTCGGTTGCACGCGTGGGACAAGCAAAGAAAGCACCCGCTCCGACCCAAGGTACTGCCAAGGCCACGGTCAGCCGACCTGCCCCTGCTCAATCCATTAGCTCATCATCAAGCTCACAGTCAGATACCGCCACTGGAATGCGCATCGAAAGTGCTCTCGCCGCGCTGGGATACGACCCGGGCCAGGTGGATGGCGTAATCGATGGGAATACCCGGCTTGCTATTGTCGATTGGCAGCGCAAGACCGGGCACAACGCAACCAGGGGGTTGTCGACGCGCCAGCTGGAGTATATGGAAGAGCAGGCGGTCGAAGCACGTGCGCTTGCTGAGCGCCGCGCCCAACTCGAGTCCATAAGCCCGCTGGCTCGCTTTAACAGGCGTGTAGAGCGCAATGAAGCCGTCGTCCTGTTGGATACGAAAACCCGCTGCGAAGAAACAGGCGACCCGCTGGTCGTTATCGCCGAGAGCGAAGCGGCCATACCCGAGAGTGGCCGCGTGCTGGGTGCTTTGCAGAACGCCATCAGCTCCATGCGTTCCGAGTGTCGCAGAAACTGGCGGCGTTTTGACGTTCCCGTCTACACACCGGCAGGTGCAAAGCTGAGCGAACGCTACATGTATATGTACAAATCAGGCGTGATCCTGCCCTACTCTGTTCTTACCGCAGAATATCTGGATTTTCTCAGCAATGACCCAGGGTACCCGTTTGCCCGGGTGGCTCCCCCCCTGATCAATATAGCCAGTGGCTTGTGGGAGCGGGAATTTACCCGCGGCGGCTGGTCTCAGTCCATGGGTGGCGATGCACATTGGCAAACCATCGCATTTCAGTTCGCGCTGGCGGATGCACAACTGTGCAAAAACCAGGTCGGTAAGACCGTAACCTACAAACACACTATTACGCAGCAGGACGAATATACCGTGGATACCACTACGGTCACCTATGAGTTTGATGCAGACTGGGAGCCGATTATTCTGCAGATACTTGCAAACGGAAACCACATCGGCATTCCCATGGGCACCGGCGCCAAGCACCTGATCCGGACTTTCGGATGTGATTCAGAGGAAGTGGCCCGCCTGCGGCGCAACCCGATTACCGTGGTGGCAAAAACGCTGGGTATGCCATTGCCGCCCGGCGCAGGACACGTTGAGCAGTAA
- a CDS encoding guanosine-3',5'-bis(diphosphate) 3'-pyrophosphohydrolase — protein sequence MHYLISGPEERRPQKVESLSEAMENVWGEPPVELLFRDELLLLTQCVTDTEGKGLPGVDEDFHADLAGQIYTLDVYGIFDDDKVTDETWDRWARERRVHDTVSWIIKLHAGQTDKAGHAYAQHPLRVHMRLQALFPDAGEDVRHAALLHDVMEDCGITADDLHQRGYSDDTIDIVSALTKNPDDDRTYAQRIEWLAEQGTVGAMQVKLCDLLDNTDPERLRDLPDAQAASLSQRYAKAIALLTSRLEALGVTHTGPQ from the coding sequence TTGCATTACCTTATTTCTGGCCCAGAAGAACGTCGTCCGCAGAAGGTTGAGTCCTTGAGCGAAGCGATGGAAAACGTTTGGGGAGAACCCCCTGTCGAGTTGTTATTCAGGGATGAATTATTATTGCTGACCCAGTGTGTCACCGATACCGAGGGCAAGGGCCTGCCCGGCGTCGACGAGGACTTCCATGCGGATCTTGCCGGCCAGATTTATACACTCGATGTCTATGGCATTTTTGATGACGACAAGGTCACGGATGAGACATGGGATCGCTGGGCAAGAGAACGACGCGTACATGACACGGTTTCCTGGATCATCAAACTGCATGCCGGGCAAACCGACAAGGCTGGCCACGCCTATGCCCAGCATCCGCTGCGTGTACATATGCGCTTGCAGGCGCTGTTTCCCGATGCGGGAGAGGATGTCCGCCACGCTGCCCTGTTGCACGACGTGATGGAAGATTGCGGTATCACCGCAGATGACCTGCACCAACGGGGTTATTCGGACGATACCATTGACATCGTCAGTGCGCTGACCAAGAACCCGGATGATGACCGCACCTATGCGCAACGTATCGAGTGGTTGGCGGAGCAGGGGACAGTAGGTGCAATGCAAGTGAAGCTTTGCGATCTGCTGGACAATACTGACCCTGAGCGCCTTCGTGACTTACCCGATGCCCAGGCCGCATCATTGTCGCAACGCTATGCCAAAGCCATTGCGCTGTTAACCAGCCGACTGGAGGCCTTGGGTGTTACGCATACCGGGCCGCAATAA